A window from Methanomassiliicoccus sp. encodes these proteins:
- a CDS encoding zinc ABC transporter substrate-binding protein encodes MNLTKRSRTIVAVALVAAIVLAGSAMVLSTARSPSSDKLQVVTSFYPLYYFSSQIGGDLVEASMLIPDNADPHSWEPTASDMVSVDKADVLVYNGAGFEPWIGTVLDAVNTSGMVVVDTSKNVSLMMSDEVREMYDAAVEAYNAGINATVTATADATAAPVVSASGYLKVDLAHLSDGYGGYVKVISAEGGDLRFFITDSANLTITDVNGTEVEYEMNNGAVSSYPMFNSSKFVELEAGEQYTFHFTSNTSASTGLISVAGVEESEGGEEHHHGLNDPHFWLDPMSAKVQVQNILAGFIKADPDHASVYQGNAANLTERLDKLNQDYVDGLANRTKGAIVTTHEGFNYLAARYGFKAYGATGISADSQPSAQDLANLVDLVRTLNLKYVYSEPIYSDSVINTIASETGTTVLVLDGVHGRTGVHANMDYFQIMYANLQALQTGLEVSS; translated from the coding sequence ATGAACTTAACCAAGAGATCAAGGACCATAGTGGCCGTGGCCTTGGTGGCGGCCATAGTGCTGGCCGGCTCAGCCATGGTCCTGTCGACGGCGAGATCACCCTCCTCAGATAAGCTGCAGGTGGTTACCAGTTTCTATCCATTGTACTACTTCTCATCGCAGATCGGCGGAGACCTGGTCGAGGCGTCGATGCTCATCCCCGACAACGCGGACCCCCACTCCTGGGAGCCCACTGCATCGGACATGGTATCGGTGGACAAAGCTGATGTCCTGGTGTATAACGGGGCTGGCTTCGAGCCTTGGATCGGAACGGTGCTCGACGCCGTGAACACCTCGGGCATGGTGGTCGTCGATACCAGTAAGAACGTCAGCCTCATGATGTCCGATGAGGTCCGCGAGATGTACGACGCGGCGGTCGAGGCCTACAATGCTGGCATCAACGCCACGGTCACCGCCACCGCGGATGCAACGGCTGCACCGGTGGTCAGTGCCTCCGGCTATCTCAAGGTCGATCTTGCCCACCTGTCAGACGGCTACGGTGGGTATGTCAAGGTCATATCTGCCGAGGGCGGCGACCTGCGCTTCTTCATCACCGATTCAGCGAATCTCACTATCACCGATGTCAACGGAACGGAAGTGGAGTATGAAATGAACAATGGTGCCGTGAGCTCGTACCCGATGTTTAACAGCTCCAAGTTCGTGGAGCTGGAGGCCGGGGAACAATACACCTTCCACTTCACCTCCAACACCTCGGCCAGCACGGGCCTGATATCCGTAGCCGGGGTCGAGGAGAGCGAGGGAGGAGAGGAACACCATCACGGCCTCAATGACCCGCACTTCTGGCTCGACCCAATGAGCGCCAAGGTTCAGGTGCAGAACATCCTGGCCGGGTTCATCAAGGCCGATCCAGACCATGCGTCCGTCTATCAGGGGAACGCCGCCAACCTGACCGAGCGGCTGGACAAGCTCAACCAGGACTATGTCGACGGATTGGCCAACCGCACCAAGGGCGCCATCGTCACCACCCACGAGGGATTCAACTACCTCGCCGCCCGCTACGGCTTCAAGGCCTACGGTGCCACCGGCATCTCGGCCGACTCGCAGCCCAGCGCCCAGGACCTTGCGAACCTGGTCGATCTGGTCAGGACCCTCAATCTGAAGTATGTATATTCCGAGCCGATCTACAGCGATTCGGTCATCAACACCATAGCCTCGGAGACCGGGACGACGGTGCTGGTGCTGGACGGGGTGCACGGTCGAACGGGCGTCCATGCGAACATGGACTACTTCCAGATCATGTACGCCAATCTGCAGGCATTGCAGACTGGGCTGGAGGTTTCGTCATGA
- a CDS encoding metal ABC transporter ATP-binding protein: MAQKVIEVRDIVVRYNGVSVLDHVSLDVMKGDFLGIVGPNGGGKTTLLNAILGNVKLAGGEVRLFGTELSKFKDFQKVGYVAQHAIQFDPLFPATVEEIVRLGCVSRGRLGRRIDVAGRKAAEEAMELVGITSIRKRKISELSGGQKQRIFIAKALVKRPELLVLDEATSGLDVTVQDRFVGLLKRLSEETGVTVVTVSHDLSGVMCQANKLAVVNRRLEVTEIVEGMDPTKALRDAYGEHFTFVFHHERDGCLIHNHG; encoded by the coding sequence ATGGCACAGAAAGTCATCGAAGTAAGGGATATAGTGGTACGGTACAACGGAGTATCAGTGCTGGACCACGTGTCTCTGGACGTGATGAAGGGGGACTTCCTGGGCATCGTGGGGCCGAACGGAGGGGGCAAGACCACTCTGCTGAACGCGATCCTCGGCAACGTCAAGCTTGCCGGGGGGGAGGTCCGGCTGTTCGGCACCGAACTCTCGAAGTTCAAGGACTTCCAGAAGGTCGGTTACGTGGCGCAGCACGCCATCCAGTTCGATCCCCTCTTCCCGGCCACGGTAGAGGAGATCGTGCGTCTGGGCTGCGTGTCGCGCGGGCGGCTCGGTCGAAGGATCGACGTCGCCGGACGGAAAGCGGCGGAGGAAGCCATGGAGCTCGTCGGGATCACCTCGATCCGGAAGAGAAAAATAAGCGAGCTCTCCGGGGGACAGAAGCAGCGCATCTTCATCGCCAAGGCCCTGGTCAAGCGGCCGGAGCTACTGGTGCTGGACGAGGCGACCAGTGGCCTCGATGTCACGGTCCAGGACCGTTTCGTCGGCCTCCTGAAGAGGCTGAGCGAGGAGACCGGGGTCACCGTGGTGACAGTGTCCCACGACCTCTCCGGGGTGATGTGCCAGGCCAACAAGCTGGCGGTGGTGAACCGTCGGCTGGAGGTCACCGAGATCGTTGAGGGCATGGACCCGACCAAGGCGCTGCGCGACGCGTACGGGGAGCACTTCACCTTTGTGTTCCACCACGAGCGGGACGGATGCCTGATCCACAACCACGGGTGA
- a CDS encoding metal ABC transporter permease, protein MIDIVSMFGYAFFQRAFLGGLCAAVLCSILGVFIVLRRSALIGEGVAHLSFGGIALGLFLSVYPLDTALLLSLIGTLGISYLQRKRIVYSEMAIGIMISFGLGLGAVLASMAGGFSVDLFSYLFGSILTISSSDLELILVLSAAVLVFVLVFYKELMYMTFDEQGARLSGVPVGIIDLVFNIVLAFTVVVSIKIIGSLLISALLIIPASSAMQLSKSFRGTVAISVAFGIMAVLLGLVFSFIYDVATGGVIVLISIALFLLSVVLKKVLGTEAAMAEGRPTKEDGQDPAR, encoded by the coding sequence ATGATTGACATCGTTTCCATGTTCGGTTACGCATTCTTCCAGCGCGCCTTCCTGGGCGGGCTGTGCGCGGCGGTGCTATGCTCGATCCTCGGCGTGTTCATCGTGCTCCGGCGCTCGGCGCTCATCGGGGAGGGTGTAGCCCACCTATCGTTCGGGGGCATCGCCCTTGGCCTGTTCCTCTCCGTATACCCGCTGGATACCGCACTCCTGCTCTCGCTAATTGGGACCCTGGGGATATCGTACCTTCAGCGGAAGAGGATCGTATACTCGGAGATGGCCATTGGGATCATGATCTCCTTCGGGCTCGGCCTGGGGGCCGTGCTGGCAAGCATGGCCGGGGGGTTCAGCGTTGATCTGTTCTCCTATCTCTTCGGTTCGATCCTGACGATCTCGTCGAGTGACCTCGAACTAATCCTCGTGCTGTCGGCGGCCGTCCTCGTCTTCGTCCTGGTGTTCTACAAGGAGCTGATGTACATGACCTTCGACGAGCAGGGGGCGAGGCTGTCCGGGGTGCCCGTGGGGATCATCGACCTGGTGTTCAACATCGTCCTGGCGTTCACCGTGGTGGTGTCGATCAAGATCATCGGCTCGCTGCTGATCTCGGCGCTGCTGATAATCCCTGCGTCCTCGGCCATGCAGCTGTCGAAGTCGTTCCGCGGCACAGTGGCCATCAGCGTGGCCTTCGGCATCATGGCCGTGCTCCTGGGGTTGGTGTTCTCCTTCATCTACGACGTCGCGACGGGAGGAGTGATAGTGCTGATCAGCATCGCCCTGTTCCTCCTGAGCGTCGTCCTGAAGAAGGTCCTGGGCACGGAGGCGGCGATGGCGGAAGGCAGGCCGACGAAGGAGGACGGCCAGGACCCGGCCCGATGA